A genomic region of Arachis hypogaea cultivar Tifrunner chromosome 5, arahy.Tifrunner.gnm2.J5K5, whole genome shotgun sequence contains the following coding sequences:
- the LOC140173281 gene encoding uncharacterized protein: MFAALESHTQAYALLISLKSIMLHSHSTQLKRASSSLLPRASSFAAATAACVASPHRTSFNHIQLESIQQWSSWLPLPPESRHRPPLAPFPTPSLHTPLPILLPEPPPRPHALLLLLWPPSAFFFHLFATVSNIVIREILLGVTTRLPRTTLHGYKELGRNFAEHTLLVRSTSAGRLAVLVRSTAALDMLQEENEVILERINYICCFLGPLLLVWR, encoded by the exons ATGTTTGCAGCTTTAGAAAGTCATACTCAAGCCTATGCTCTTTTAATCTCACTCAAAAGCATCATG CTCCATTCACACTCCACTCAACTAAAACgagcttcttcctctctccttccACGAGCTTCTTCTTTCGCCGCTGCCACCGCCGCTTGCGTCGCGTCTCCTCATCGCACGAGTTTCAATCACATCCAATTAGAATCAATTCAACAATGGTCGTCGTGGCTTCCCCTTCCTCCAGAAAGCAGACACCGTCCTCCTCTTGCTCCTTTTCCTACCCCTTCGCTTCATACACCGCTGCCAATTTTGCTCCCAGAGCCTCCCCCTCGTCCTCACgcgcttcttctcctcctttggcCACCATCGGCGTTTTTCTTCCACCTCTTCGCCACCGTGTCCAACATCGTCATCCGTGAGATTCTCCTTGGAGTAACCACCAGGCTCCCCCGGACAACACTCCATGGCTATAAAGAG TTAGGTCGGAATTTTGCAGAGCATACTCTTTTGGTGCGGTCGACTTCAGCTGGAAGACTGGCAGTTTTGGTTCGCTCTACGGCAGCA TTGGATATGCTACAAGAGGAGaatgaggttatattagaaag gATAAATTATATTTGCTGCTTCTTGGGACCACTGCTCTTAGTCTG GAGATGA